The Halomonas sp. KG2 genome contains a region encoding:
- a CDS encoding high-potential iron-sulfur protein: MANQSRRKFMRNSVMGLAALPFGAGILSKTAFAQELPRLDPSDATAKALNYVEVASDASDHPAYEEGELCSNCMFFNAETEGCQLFPQNSVEAGGWCQSWTAKG; the protein is encoded by the coding sequence ATGGCTAATCAGAGCCGTCGTAAGTTCATGCGTAATAGCGTAATGGGTCTAGCCGCCCTGCCATTTGGTGCTGGCATCCTGTCAAAGACTGCTTTTGCCCAGGAACTGCCTCGCCTTGACCCGTCTGATGCTACTGCCAAGGCACTTAATTACGTTGAAGTAGCCAGTGACGCAAGCGACCACCCGGCCTACGAGGAAGGAGAGCTGTGCTCAAACTGCATGTTCTTTAATGCAGAAACTGAAGGTTGCCAGCTGTTCCCGCAAAATAGCGTTGAAGCAGGCGGCTGGTGCCAGTCCTGGACTGCCAAAGGCTAA
- a CDS encoding DNA/RNA non-specific endonuclease produces the protein MGKSLSRWRRQGKRLGIAVLFVIVGTGLWEFQERQHQDDYTWMGVPTWDEFQLTTFHRVLRNDGFLAGWSDVRVNPLWVSYQVEAVSDDTRIGPRPNFKADWRTLWPIGTDSYSGSGYDRGHLAPNYAIAAVHGRNAQVDTFLMSNMTPQRPNLNRQLWQRLEESVMDHFAPRFDRLQVITGPIFPERYMDNVFNRVGFVEVPEAFYKIIVVPNEEAQLALAFIMPQDVRGNESLADYLVTIDEIESRTGLNFFPDLAAEREAVLEGQLRTQGWALEEVARRPGRFQ, from the coding sequence TTGGGGAAATCGCTTTCGCGCTGGCGTCGTCAGGGAAAACGCCTGGGTATCGCTGTGCTTTTTGTCATAGTAGGAACGGGGCTTTGGGAGTTTCAGGAGCGTCAGCATCAGGATGATTATACCTGGATGGGTGTGCCTACCTGGGATGAGTTTCAGCTAACAACGTTTCACCGTGTGCTGAGAAACGATGGCTTCTTAGCGGGATGGTCTGATGTGCGGGTAAACCCACTTTGGGTCAGTTATCAAGTCGAAGCGGTGTCCGATGATACTCGTATTGGCCCACGGCCTAATTTTAAGGCTGACTGGCGCACGTTATGGCCAATAGGTACGGATAGCTATTCCGGCAGTGGTTATGATCGCGGACACTTAGCACCTAACTATGCCATTGCAGCGGTGCATGGTCGTAACGCTCAGGTCGATACCTTCTTGATGAGTAACATGACGCCTCAGCGACCTAATCTGAATCGCCAGCTTTGGCAGCGCCTTGAAGAGTCGGTGATGGATCATTTTGCACCCCGCTTTGATCGCTTGCAGGTGATTACGGGGCCTATTTTTCCTGAGCGCTACATGGACAATGTGTTTAATCGCGTTGGTTTTGTGGAAGTGCCAGAAGCGTTCTATAAGATCATTGTTGTGCCGAATGAAGAGGCACAGCTGGCGCTTGCCTTTATTATGCCGCAAGACGTTCGTGGTAATGAGTCGTTAGCCGATTATCTGGTAACTATCGATGAGATCGAGTCGCGCACAGGGCTGAATTTTTTCCCTGATTTAGCGGCAGAGCGTGAAGCTGTATTGGAAGGGC
- a CDS encoding Lrp/AsnC ligand binding domain-containing protein, whose translation MQNAVILINTEKGQVKAVAERLADVDGISEVYSTCGRYDLVAIARTPDFESLAELVTERLNAVEGISDTETLNAMQVHSRHDLETMFSLGW comes from the coding sequence ATGCAAAACGCTGTGATTTTAATCAATACTGAGAAAGGCCAGGTAAAGGCAGTCGCCGAGCGCCTTGCTGATGTAGACGGTATTAGTGAAGTCTATTCGACGTGTGGTCGCTATGATTTGGTCGCTATTGCCCGGACCCCTGATTTTGAAAGCCTTGCTGAACTGGTCACGGAGCGTCTAAATGCTGTCGAGGGCATTAGCGATACCGAAACGCTGAACGCGATGCAGGTGCACTCCCGTCACGACCTAGAAACGATGTTTTCCCTGGGCTGGTAA